A single Mercenaria mercenaria strain notata chromosome 9, MADL_Memer_1, whole genome shotgun sequence DNA region contains:
- the LOC128559694 gene encoding uncharacterized protein LOC128559694 — translation MSRWEPPEPKKIQFPSFFDKNGNPKYDDGGLIRANKTAVKEPQGIKKIHIPSFFDKNRSSTKEDDSNENAALENNNRIMNIFLVRLGGQEVKNSVTRSFNVTTNEMKNEKKKKKKTKKREPGQKNVDIREKEELETADDSKTRGCFGFIRRWSSMKRRDIDAHKIDVDVDVHGADFHLF, via the exons ATGTCTCGCTGGGAACCTCCGGAGCCGAAGAAAATACAATTTCCTTCGTTCTTCGACAAAAATGGAAACCCAAAATATGATGACGGCGGACTTATTCGCGCTAACAAAACAGCTGTCAAGGAACCACAGGGAATAAAAAAGATACACATACCTTCATTCTTTGACAAAAATAGATCTAGTACCAAAGAAGACGACAGCAATGAAAATGCGGCAttagaaaataataatagaataatGAATATATTCCTGGTCCGTCTAGGAGGTCAAGAGGTCAAAAATTCTGTGACCAGAAGTTTTAATGTGACAACGAATGAGATGAAgaacgaaaagaaaaagaaaaagaagaccAAAAAG AGAGAACCCGGTCAGAAAAATGTAGATATTCGGGAAAAAGAAGAATTAGAGACAGCAGACGACTCAAAGACGCGTGGCTGTTTTGGTTTTATAAGAAGATGGTCATCAATGAAAAGGCGTGATATAGATGCCCACAAGATCGACGTCGACGTCGACGTCCACGGCGCCGACTTCCACTTATTTTAA